In the Hippoglossus stenolepis isolate QCI-W04-F060 chromosome 14, HSTE1.2, whole genome shotgun sequence genome, one interval contains:
- the LOC118121284 gene encoding LOW QUALITY PROTEIN: cytochrome P450 2J2 (The sequence of the model RefSeq protein was modified relative to this genomic sequence to represent the inferred CDS: inserted 1 base in 1 codon; deleted 1 base in 1 codon; substituted 1 base at 1 genomic stop codon) has protein sequence MEETRKKQALRKCYMFNPMHWLMKWLPGPHNRIFSLTHEIVDYIESKITEHRETLNPSTPRDYIDSLLIEMEVIHVHVSFSLCADKVQAEIDVVVGSSRQPSMTDIENMTYSDEVIHEIQRMGDILSFNVAHTTNKDTKLDKYTSPKGTMVLPTLHSVLHDESMWXTPLSFNPQXLLDQDGQFRKREAFLPFSAGKCVFLWEQLARMELFIFFTSLLQRFSFRAAAGEQPCLEYKQGATHCPKPYCLGAVPQ, from the exons ATGTTCAACCCGATGCACTGGCTCATGAAGTGGCTGCCTGGACCTCACAACAGGATATTCAGTCTGACACATGAGATTGTTGACTATATTGAGAGCAAGATaacagaacacagagaaactcTCAACCCCTCAACACCAAGAGACTACATCGACTCTTTACTTATTGAAATGGAAGTG attcatgttcatgtttcattttcactgtgCGCAGACAAAGTCCAGGCTGAGATAGATGTTGTGGTAGGTTCATCTAGACAGCCCTCCATGACTGACATAGAGAACATGACTTACAGTGATGAAGTCATCCACGAGATTCAGAGAATGGGTGACATCCTATCATTTAATGTGGCTCACACGACAAACAAGGACACCAAGCTCGACAAGTACACAAGCCCAAAG GGCACCATGGTTTTACCCACACTGCACTCT GTCCTACATGATGAGTCCATGTGGTAAACGCCACTCTCCTTCAACCCTC CACTTTTGGACCAGGATGGTCAattcagaaagagagaggcctTCCTCCCCTTCTCCGCGG gtaagtgtgtgtttctttgggAACAGCTTGCCAGGATGGAGTTATTTATCTTCTTTACCTCCCTCCTTCAGAGGTTTTCTTTCagggcagctgcaggagagcaGCCCTGTCTGGAGTACAAGCAGGGAGCCACTCACTGTCCCAAACCCTACTGCCTCGGTGCCGTCCCACAATAG